From Amycolatopsis sp. YIM 10, the proteins below share one genomic window:
- a CDS encoding glycoside hydrolase N-terminal domain-containing protein, which translates to MSRTRARGWFAVFAAGAVTVLTAAIPPLGAAGPSAAAEPPRQENGMTLWYDEPATDWESQSLPIGSGALGASVFGGVQAEQLQFNEKTLWTGGPGSPGYDFGNWTSPRPGALEAVQQRIDAEGQADPEWVADQLGQPKHGFGAYQTFGDLRLTQPQAPPEVTGYRRHLDLSTATAGVRYSSGGAEFTREYFASAADQVIVARLSADQPGRLGFTAAITAPDNRSKSAEARDGRLTFSGRLNDNGMRFASQVQVLNEGGSRTDNADGSVTVQGADAVTLILAAGTDYSPAHPAYRTGTDPITGVAQRVGQAAAKGLTALRNAHVADHQALFNRVDLQLGQQLPAIPTDDLLRGYQDGSATPAARKALEVLYFQYGRYLLIASSRPGSLPANLQGVWNNSTSPPWSADYHVNINLQMNYWPAETTNLSETTAPLFDYVDSMVPPGEVTAREMFGNRGWVVHNETNPFGFTGVHDWATAFWFPESGAWLAQHYYEHYLFTRDEAFLRERAYPMMKSLSQFWIDELVADPRDGKLVVTPSYSPEQGPFTAGASMSQQIVGDLLTNTVEAAKSLGDNGFAAEAADVLSRLDPGLRIGSWGQLQEWKTDQDDPNNQHRHVSHLFALHPGRQVTPAETREFAEAAKVSLTARGDGGTGWSKAWKINFWARLLDGDHAHTMLSELLKTSTLTNLWDTHPPFQIDGNFGATAGVAEMLLQSHSGAVDVLPALPGAWDSGSVRGLRARGDLTVDVDWAVGVANRIVLTAGRTGAIDVRSGLFEGPFEVRDTTTGQLVEVARDGNRITLKAEQGHRYEVKALASVSIVMPDEVEPGTPFTTQVTVAATGGTLPRGDVRLTLPAGWTAIPATQPSAPLRAGTDRTHRFEITPSGGAGTLHAEAAGDGWTVRASRRVG; encoded by the coding sequence ATGAGCAGGACAAGAGCGCGCGGCTGGTTCGCCGTGTTCGCCGCCGGAGCCGTGACCGTGCTGACCGCCGCGATCCCGCCGCTGGGCGCCGCCGGGCCGAGCGCGGCCGCCGAGCCGCCACGCCAGGAGAACGGCATGACGCTCTGGTACGACGAACCGGCCACCGACTGGGAGTCCCAGTCGCTGCCGATCGGCAGCGGAGCGCTGGGCGCCAGCGTGTTCGGCGGGGTCCAGGCCGAGCAGCTCCAGTTCAACGAGAAGACGTTGTGGACCGGCGGCCCCGGCTCACCCGGTTACGACTTCGGCAACTGGACCTCGCCACGACCAGGCGCGCTCGAAGCCGTCCAGCAGCGGATCGACGCCGAAGGGCAGGCCGATCCGGAGTGGGTGGCCGACCAGCTCGGCCAGCCGAAGCACGGATTCGGCGCGTACCAGACCTTCGGCGATCTCCGGCTGACGCAGCCGCAGGCGCCACCCGAAGTGACCGGTTACCGCCGCCACCTCGACCTCTCGACGGCCACCGCGGGCGTGCGCTATTCCTCCGGCGGCGCCGAGTTCACCCGCGAGTACTTCGCCTCCGCCGCCGATCAGGTGATCGTCGCGCGGCTGTCCGCCGACCAGCCGGGGCGGCTCGGCTTCACCGCCGCCATCACCGCGCCGGACAACCGGTCGAAATCGGCGGAAGCCAGAGACGGCCGTCTCACGTTTTCCGGCCGGCTGAACGACAACGGCATGCGGTTCGCCTCGCAGGTACAGGTGCTCAACGAGGGCGGCAGCCGGACCGACAACGCGGACGGCTCGGTCACCGTCCAAGGCGCGGACGCGGTCACCCTCATCCTCGCCGCCGGGACCGACTACTCCCCCGCACATCCGGCCTACCGGACCGGCACCGACCCGATCACCGGGGTCGCGCAGCGGGTCGGCCAGGCAGCGGCCAAGGGGCTGACCGCGCTGCGGAACGCGCACGTGGCCGATCACCAGGCGTTGTTCAACCGGGTGGACCTCCAGCTCGGCCAGCAGCTCCCGGCGATCCCGACCGACGACCTGCTGCGCGGGTACCAGGACGGTTCGGCCACTCCGGCCGCGCGGAAAGCGTTGGAGGTGCTGTACTTCCAGTACGGGCGATACCTGCTGATCGCTTCGTCGCGGCCCGGCTCGCTGCCCGCGAACCTCCAGGGCGTCTGGAACAACTCCACGTCACCGCCGTGGAGTGCCGACTACCACGTGAACATCAACCTGCAGATGAACTACTGGCCAGCCGAGACCACCAATCTCTCGGAGACGACGGCGCCGCTGTTCGACTACGTGGATTCGATGGTGCCGCCGGGTGAGGTGACCGCGCGGGAGATGTTCGGCAACCGCGGCTGGGTGGTGCACAACGAAACCAACCCGTTCGGCTTCACCGGAGTACACGACTGGGCGACCGCGTTCTGGTTCCCCGAATCCGGGGCCTGGCTGGCGCAGCACTACTACGAGCACTACCTGTTCACCCGCGACGAGGCGTTCCTGCGCGAGCGCGCGTATCCGATGATGAAGTCGCTGTCCCAGTTCTGGATCGACGAACTGGTCGCCGATCCGCGTGACGGGAAACTGGTGGTCACGCCGAGCTACTCGCCCGAACAGGGGCCGTTCACCGCGGGGGCTTCGATGTCGCAGCAGATCGTCGGTGATCTGCTGACCAATACGGTCGAAGCGGCGAAGTCACTGGGCGACAACGGGTTCGCCGCGGAGGCCGCCGACGTTCTGTCCCGTTTGGACCCGGGCCTGCGTATCGGTTCCTGGGGTCAGCTGCAGGAGTGGAAGACCGACCAGGACGACCCGAACAACCAGCACCGGCACGTCTCGCACCTGTTCGCGCTGCATCCCGGCAGGCAAGTCACTCCGGCCGAAACCCGGGAGTTCGCCGAGGCCGCCAAGGTTTCGCTGACCGCGCGCGGGGACGGCGGGACCGGCTGGAGCAAGGCGTGGAAGATCAATTTCTGGGCGCGGCTGCTGGACGGCGACCACGCGCACACCATGCTGTCCGAGCTGCTGAAGACCAGCACGCTGACCAATCTGTGGGACACCCATCCGCCGTTCCAGATCGACGGCAACTTCGGCGCCACCGCCGGAGTCGCGGAAATGCTGCTGCAGAGCCATTCCGGGGCGGTGGACGTGCTGCCCGCGCTGCCGGGTGCCTGGGACAGCGGCTCGGTGCGCGGGCTGCGGGCGCGTGGCGACTTGACCGTGGACGTGGACTGGGCCGTCGGCGTGGCGAACCGGATCGTGCTGACCGCGGGCCGGACCGGCGCCATCGATGTCCGAAGTGGACTCTTCGAGGGGCCGTTCGAGGTTCGGGACACCACCACCGGGCAACTCGTCGAGGTGGCCAGGGACGGCAACCGGATCACGCTGAAGGCCGAGCAGGGGCACCGCTACGAGGTCAAGGCACTGGCTTCGGTGTCCATCGTGATGCCGGACGAGGTCGAGCCCGGCACGCCGTTCACCACGCAGGTCACCGTCGCGGCGACCGGCGGCACCCTGCCACGCGGCGACGTCCGGCTGACGCTGCCCGCCGGCTGGACCGCGATCCCGGCCACCCAGCCCTCGGCACCGCTGCGGGCGGGCACGGACCGGACCCACCGGTTCGAGATCACGCCGTCGGGTGGAGCCGGGACACTGCACGCCGAGGCAGCCGGTGACGGCTGGACGGTCCGGGCGTCAAGACGGGTGGGCTAG
- a CDS encoding DUF6188 family protein, whose translation MEIPTPLIGCEVRRTAFDYQVRLMLSAWTAEEGYRVQAELEVETEIRFRDAAGDWHELTPGAGAALAPILDLFMKKITAVEVRDRGTLHLAFDNGAELIVGPHPEFESWHLSGHGVDGITVGPGGEDGWT comes from the coding sequence TTGGAAATCCCCACCCCGCTGATCGGCTGCGAGGTCCGGCGCACCGCGTTCGATTACCAGGTACGGCTGATGTTGAGCGCGTGGACCGCGGAGGAGGGTTACCGCGTCCAGGCCGAACTGGAGGTGGAGACCGAAATCCGCTTCCGCGACGCGGCCGGGGACTGGCACGAACTCACCCCCGGCGCCGGTGCCGCGCTCGCCCCGATCCTCGACCTCTTCATGAAGAAGATCACCGCGGTCGAGGTCCGGGATCGCGGCACCCTGCACCTCGCCTTCGACAACGGCGCTGAACTGATCGTCGGCCCGCACCCGGAGTTCGAGTCCTGGCACCTCTCCGGCCACGGCGTCGACGGCATCACCGTCGGCCCCGGCGGCGAAGACGGCTGGACCTAG
- a CDS encoding TetR/AcrR family transcriptional regulator, whose product MARPRLHDLGELLDTAERLVAEVGASGVTVRTLAAAAGVPNGTIYHAFGSISALLGRVWLRAANDFLDLQTELADRPDPVDAVVGAAGAPAVFAQRRPAAARMLMTVKRDHLLGPGLPAELADDLLALDKRLVALLVRLTHRLWGRRDAAAVEVLTTCVVDLPTALFRRALSGPPGEGAGEDARLRLDAAVRAVLAIDPPARQRSTKD is encoded by the coding sequence ATGGCTCGTCCACGGCTCCACGACCTCGGCGAACTGCTCGACACCGCCGAGCGGCTCGTCGCCGAGGTCGGCGCGTCCGGCGTCACCGTGCGCACGCTGGCCGCGGCCGCCGGTGTGCCGAACGGCACGATCTACCACGCCTTCGGCTCGATCAGCGCGCTGCTCGGGCGGGTGTGGCTGCGTGCCGCGAACGACTTCCTCGACCTGCAGACCGAACTCGCCGACCGGCCCGATCCGGTCGACGCGGTGGTGGGCGCGGCAGGCGCGCCCGCGGTCTTCGCGCAGCGGCGCCCGGCGGCGGCGCGCATGCTGATGACCGTCAAACGGGACCACCTGCTCGGCCCCGGCCTGCCCGCCGAACTCGCCGACGACCTGCTCGCGCTGGACAAGCGGCTGGTGGCCCTGCTGGTCCGGCTCACCCACCGCCTGTGGGGACGCCGCGACGCCGCCGCCGTCGAAGTGCTCACCACCTGCGTGGTCGACCTGCCGACCGCGTTGTTCCGCCGTGCGCTCAGCGGCCCGCCGGGCGAAGGCGCCGGCGAGGACGCGCGGCTGCGCCTCGACGCCGCCGTGCGCGCGGTGCTCGCCATCGACCCACCCGCCCGTCAACGATCCACAAAGGACTGA
- a CDS encoding enoyl-CoA hydratase-related protein gives MPELKHHDPVYVLDFGADENRFSPEWLESVNSALDTVTAGAAPAALVTIGGGKFYSNGLDLAWLTANGERAGEYVADVQELFARVLTLPVPTVAALNGHAFGAGAMLAMAHDFRVMREDRGYFCFPEADINIPFTPGMAALIQGKLTPSAAVASMTTGRRFGGPDARELGLVDAVAAESKLLEQADEVVRGLAGKDRGTLGAIKSTMYATAVTALRATA, from the coding sequence ATGCCCGAGCTCAAGCACCACGACCCCGTCTACGTACTCGATTTCGGCGCCGACGAGAACCGGTTTTCGCCGGAATGGCTGGAAAGCGTCAACTCCGCGCTGGACACCGTCACCGCCGGGGCCGCCCCGGCCGCGCTGGTCACCATCGGCGGCGGCAAGTTCTATTCGAACGGCCTCGACCTGGCCTGGCTGACCGCCAACGGCGAGCGGGCCGGGGAGTACGTCGCCGACGTGCAGGAGTTGTTCGCCAGGGTGCTCACCCTGCCGGTGCCCACGGTCGCCGCGCTCAACGGCCACGCCTTCGGGGCCGGCGCCATGCTCGCGATGGCGCACGACTTCCGTGTGATGCGGGAGGACCGGGGGTACTTCTGCTTCCCGGAGGCGGACATCAACATCCCGTTCACGCCGGGCATGGCCGCGCTCATCCAGGGCAAGCTGACCCCGTCGGCGGCGGTCGCCTCGATGACCACCGGCCGCCGCTTCGGCGGTCCGGACGCGCGGGAACTCGGCCTCGTCGACGCCGTCGCCGCCGAGTCGAAACTCCTCGAACAGGCCGACGAAGTGGTGCGCGGCCTGGCAGGCAAGGACCGGGGCACACTGGGCGCGATCAAATCCACCATGTACGCCACGGCCGTCACCGCCCTGCGCGCCACGGCTTAG